From a single Lolium rigidum isolate FL_2022 chromosome 7, APGP_CSIRO_Lrig_0.1, whole genome shotgun sequence genomic region:
- the LOC124676089 gene encoding uncharacterized protein LOC124676089 — protein sequence MIDWAPLVVGVVLFVLLSPGLLLELPGTRRCVDFCSHRTTGKAITIHTLVFFTLFAVITLGFKLRIYTGA from the coding sequence ATGATTGACTGGGCCCCTCTGGTGGTTGGGGTGGTGTTGTTCGTGCTGCTCTCGCCGGGGTTGCTGCTCGAGCTGCCGGGGACGCGCCGATGCGTCGATTTCTGCAGCCACCGAACCACCGGCAAGGCCATCACCATCCACACCCTCGTCTTCTTCACCCTCTTCGCCGTCATCACCCTCGGGTTCAAACTGCGCATCTACACCGGTGCCTAG